The following are encoded together in the Streptomyces sp. NBC_00358 genome:
- a CDS encoding class I SAM-dependent methyltransferase, with protein sequence MPAAPKPEILAAFEAAKGFMPRDEGLALYEAAVEAGRLGLPLLEVGTYCGRSTILLADAAREAGVTALTVDHHRGSEEQQPGWEYHDPSTVDPEIGLMDTLPTFRRALHRAGLEDHVVALVGRSPQIAGFWRTPLGLVFVDGGHTDEHASGDYEGWAPHVAEGGLLVIHDVFPDPADEFTGQAPYRVYLRALESGAFTEIAVNGSLRVLRRTGAGI encoded by the coding sequence ATGCCCGCGGCACCCAAGCCCGAGATCCTCGCCGCCTTCGAGGCCGCGAAGGGGTTCATGCCGAGGGATGAGGGGCTCGCGCTGTACGAGGCCGCCGTCGAGGCCGGACGGCTCGGGCTGCCGCTCCTGGAGGTCGGCACCTACTGCGGCCGTTCCACGATCCTGCTCGCCGACGCGGCCCGCGAGGCCGGGGTGACCGCGCTCACGGTCGACCACCACCGGGGCAGCGAGGAGCAGCAGCCGGGCTGGGAGTACCACGACCCGTCGACGGTCGACCCCGAGATCGGTCTCATGGACACGCTCCCCACCTTCCGCCGGGCGCTCCACCGGGCGGGCCTGGAGGACCACGTGGTCGCGCTGGTCGGCCGCTCGCCGCAGATCGCCGGCTTCTGGCGCACGCCCCTCGGGCTCGTCTTCGTCGACGGCGGCCACACCGACGAGCACGCGAGCGGCGACTACGAGGGCTGGGCCCCGCACGTCGCCGAGGGCGGCCTCCTCGTCATCCACGACGTGTTCCCTGACCCCGCCGACGAGTTCACCGGGCAGGCCCCCTACCGCGTCTACCTCAGGGCCCTGGAATCGGGCGCGTTCACCGAGATCGCGGTGAACGGCTCACTGCGCGTCCTGCGGCGAACCGGAGCAGGGATCTGA
- a CDS encoding MFS transporter, whose amino-acid sequence MTHTTTGQPARRPSGATVPVLAFAGIVVAVMQTLLVPVIKDLPTLLGTSPSNATWVLTSTLLSGAVATPIMGRLGDLFGKRRMLLTSLAVMVVGALISALTSALVPMIVGRSLQGFAMGAIPLGIGLMRDMLPREKLGSAMALMSSSIGVGGGLALPAAALVAQHTNWHALFYGAAGLGVLSIVLTLLVVPESPMRAEGTFDVLGAIGLSVGLVLFLLPITKGSDWGWTAPTTLGLFGASVAVLLLWGVMELRLKAPLVDLRTTARPAVLFTNLASIMVGVSFYVVSLVLPQLLQLPTSTGYGLGQSMVKAGLLVAPLGLTMMFTAPVYARLSAKYGPKVTLIIGMVIIGIGYGAGLGLMNAAWQSLVIAVVLGAGIGLAYSSLPALIVGSVPASETGAANGLNTLMRSIGTSVSSAVIGMVLANTANHVGGVAVPTMHGFRVSFLIATGAVAVGLLMALFLPGRPPATRTQLRASSEEDAAVERAHEVLGGFHGRVLNADGDPVPRAKVTLIDRRGRQAGATHSAEDGSYALAVPAQGAYVLAARAAGHGPLASSATHQGDDRPVALDLSLPGENAEVTA is encoded by the coding sequence ATGACGCACACGACGACCGGCCAGCCCGCACGGAGGCCGAGCGGCGCGACCGTGCCCGTGCTCGCCTTCGCGGGCATCGTGGTCGCGGTGATGCAGACCCTGCTCGTCCCGGTCATCAAGGACCTGCCGACGCTGCTGGGGACCTCGCCCAGCAATGCCACCTGGGTCCTGACCTCGACCCTGCTCTCGGGCGCCGTGGCCACGCCGATCATGGGCCGTCTCGGTGACCTCTTCGGCAAGCGGCGCATGCTGCTCACCAGCCTGGCCGTGATGGTCGTCGGCGCCCTGATCAGCGCGCTGACCAGCGCCCTGGTGCCGATGATCGTGGGCCGTTCGCTCCAGGGCTTCGCGATGGGCGCGATCCCGCTGGGCATCGGCCTGATGCGCGACATGCTGCCCCGCGAGAAGCTCGGCTCGGCGATGGCCCTGATGAGCTCCTCCATCGGAGTCGGCGGCGGACTCGCGCTGCCCGCCGCGGCCCTCGTCGCGCAGCACACGAACTGGCACGCCCTCTTCTACGGCGCCGCCGGCCTCGGTGTCCTCTCCATCGTCCTCACCCTCCTCGTCGTGCCGGAGTCCCCGATGCGCGCCGAGGGCACCTTCGACGTGCTCGGCGCGATAGGCCTGTCCGTCGGGCTCGTGCTCTTCCTGCTGCCGATCACCAAGGGCAGCGACTGGGGCTGGACCGCGCCCACCACGCTCGGACTCTTCGGCGCGTCCGTCGCCGTGCTCCTGCTGTGGGGCGTGATGGAGCTGCGTCTGAAGGCCCCGCTGGTCGACCTGCGCACCACGGCCCGCCCCGCGGTCCTCTTCACCAACCTCGCCTCGATCATGGTCGGCGTCTCCTTCTACGTCGTCTCCCTCGTCCTGCCGCAGCTGCTCCAGCTGCCGACGTCCACCGGCTACGGCCTGGGCCAGTCGATGGTGAAGGCGGGGCTGCTCGTCGCGCCGCTCGGCCTGACGATGATGTTCACCGCGCCCGTGTACGCCCGTCTGTCGGCGAAGTACGGCCCGAAGGTCACGCTGATCATCGGCATGGTGATCATCGGCATCGGCTACGGCGCGGGCCTCGGCCTGATGAACGCCGCCTGGCAGTCCCTGGTCATCGCGGTGGTCCTGGGCGCGGGAATCGGCCTCGCCTACTCCTCGCTGCCCGCGCTGATCGTCGGTTCCGTCCCGGCCTCGGAGACCGGCGCGGCCAACGGCCTGAACACCCTCATGCGCTCCATCGGTACGTCCGTGTCGAGCGCCGTCATCGGCATGGTGCTCGCCAACACGGCGAACCACGTCGGCGGGGTCGCGGTGCCGACCATGCACGGCTTCCGCGTGTCCTTCCTGATCGCCACCGGCGCGGTCGCGGTCGGCCTGCTCATGGCGCTGTTCCTGCCGGGCCGCCCCCCGGCCACCAGGACCCAGCTGCGCGCCAGCAGCGAGGAGGACGCCGCGGTGGAGCGGGCGCACGAGGTGCTCGGCGGTTTCCACGGCCGGGTCCTGAACGCCGACGGCGACCCGGTCCCCCGGGCCAAGGTCACCCTGATCGACCGGCGCGGCCGTCAGGCGGGCGCCACCCACTCCGCCGAGGACGGCAGCTACGCGCTCGCCGTGCCGGCCCAGGGCGCGTACGTGCTGGCCGCGCGGGCCGCCGGACACGGCCCGCTCGCCTCGTCGGCGACGCACCAGGGGGACGACCGGCCGGTCGCCCTCGACCTCTCCCTGCCGGGCGAGAACGCCGAGGTCACCGCCTGA
- a CDS encoding acyl-CoA dehydrogenase: protein MGIAITPEQRELAEAVRGWIARAVPPEEVRKLLDAPGSGRPPFWDALAAQGLLAVHLPEAYGGGGGDLVDLAVVVEEAARAALPGPFLASVLASAVLRAADADPARAGGTAGAADAGGIADLVRALGCGERIGAVAFGAGSLTARTVDGGYVLDGTAPPVLSGADADVLVLAAVRCDGHGGGTEPGGAVASGPATQAGRGAVTDATLWLAVDAADLVVRPHESADPTRATAEVRADEVRVTADRVLAVDPSQVRDLAAVVLAADACGTASWALDTAAGHAKVREQFGRPIGHFQGVKHLCADMLVRLEQARALTWDAARAEQEPSGVRELVASLAAGTALDAACSCAKDCVQILGGIGFTWEHDAHLYLRRALVARQLLGAGSGHLRRAARLARDGVRRELRLELPPAADGYRTEVRQVIDRARGLGPAAARRSLAPTGYAAPHLPPPYGLGAGPVQQLAVQQELAAAGVRISDLGIATWVVPSLIAYGTGPQQERYLLPTLRGDLLWCQLFSEPGAGSDLASLRTRAERTADGRWRISGQKVWTSAAQWADHGILLARTNPEAPKHKGLTYFLVDMKNTDGIDIRPLKEITGDSLFNEVWFDDALLPADAVVGEVDDGWRVARNTLGNERVHMADQLTFDTGLEALIPAATDDARLGALLAEAHALACITLRTTLRQVSGVEPGAGASVRKLVQTAHQQKVAELGLELLGPDGALCEGPGERAVHGFLLSRCLTIAGGTTQVQLNVVAERILGLPRD, encoded by the coding sequence ATGGGCATCGCGATCACGCCGGAGCAGCGGGAGCTGGCCGAGGCCGTACGCGGCTGGATCGCTCGCGCGGTGCCGCCCGAGGAGGTCCGCAAACTCCTCGACGCCCCGGGCAGCGGCAGACCGCCGTTCTGGGACGCGCTCGCCGCCCAGGGGCTCCTCGCCGTCCATCTTCCCGAGGCGTACGGCGGGGGAGGCGGCGACCTCGTCGACCTCGCCGTCGTCGTGGAGGAGGCCGCGCGGGCCGCGCTGCCGGGACCGTTCCTCGCGAGCGTCCTGGCGTCGGCGGTGCTGCGGGCGGCCGACGCGGACCCCGCTCGGGCCGGGGGGACGGCTGGCGCCGCCGATGCCGGAGGGATCGCCGATCTCGTACGGGCCCTGGGGTGCGGGGAGCGCATCGGCGCCGTCGCGTTCGGCGCCGGCTCCCTGACCGCCCGAACGGTGGACGGCGGATACGTGCTCGACGGGACGGCGCCGCCCGTGCTGTCCGGCGCGGACGCGGACGTGCTGGTGCTGGCGGCGGTCCGGTGCGACGGGCACGGCGGGGGCACGGAGCCGGGCGGGGCGGTGGCGTCCGGCCCCGCCACGCAGGCGGGCCGAGGGGCTGTGACCGACGCCACCCTCTGGCTGGCCGTGGACGCCGCCGACCTCGTCGTCCGGCCGCACGAGAGCGCCGATCCGACGCGGGCGACCGCGGAGGTCCGGGCGGACGAGGTGCGGGTCACCGCGGACCGCGTCCTCGCGGTGGACCCGTCGCAGGTCCGCGATCTCGCCGCCGTCGTCCTCGCCGCGGACGCCTGCGGCACCGCGTCCTGGGCGCTGGACACCGCCGCCGGGCACGCGAAGGTCCGCGAGCAGTTCGGCCGGCCCATCGGGCACTTCCAGGGCGTGAAGCACCTGTGCGCCGACATGCTGGTACGGCTGGAACAGGCGCGCGCGCTCACCTGGGACGCGGCCCGCGCCGAACAGGAACCTTCCGGCGTACGGGAGTTGGTGGCCTCCCTCGCGGCCGGTACCGCCCTCGACGCCGCCTGCTCCTGCGCCAAGGACTGCGTCCAGATCCTCGGCGGCATCGGGTTCACCTGGGAGCACGACGCCCATCTCTATCTCCGACGGGCCCTGGTCGCACGGCAGTTGCTCGGGGCCGGGAGCGGGCACCTGCGACGGGCCGCCCGGCTCGCGCGGGACGGGGTACGGCGGGAACTGCGGCTGGAGCTGCCGCCCGCGGCGGACGGGTACCGGACCGAGGTCCGGCAGGTGATCGACCGGGCGCGCGGACTCGGTCCGGCCGCCGCCCGCCGGTCGCTGGCCCCCACCGGGTACGCCGCCCCGCATCTGCCCCCGCCCTACGGACTCGGTGCGGGACCCGTCCAACAACTCGCCGTGCAGCAGGAGTTGGCGGCGGCAGGGGTGCGGATCAGTGACCTGGGCATCGCCACCTGGGTCGTACCGTCCCTCATCGCGTACGGGACCGGCCCCCAGCAGGAGCGCTATCTGCTGCCCACCCTGCGCGGCGACCTGCTGTGGTGCCAGCTCTTCTCGGAGCCGGGCGCCGGGTCCGACCTCGCCTCGCTGCGGACCCGCGCCGAGCGCACGGCCGACGGGCGGTGGCGGATCAGCGGGCAGAAGGTGTGGACGAGCGCGGCACAGTGGGCCGACCACGGAATCCTCCTCGCCCGGACGAACCCGGAGGCGCCCAAGCACAAGGGGCTCACCTACTTCCTCGTCGACATGAAGAACACGGACGGCATCGACATCCGTCCCCTGAAGGAGATCACCGGGGACTCCCTCTTCAACGAGGTCTGGTTCGACGACGCGCTGCTGCCGGCGGACGCGGTCGTCGGCGAGGTCGACGACGGCTGGCGGGTCGCCCGCAACACCCTCGGCAACGAACGCGTCCACATGGCGGACCAGTTGACCTTCGACACCGGCCTGGAGGCGCTGATCCCGGCCGCCACCGACGACGCCCGGCTGGGAGCCCTGCTCGCCGAGGCGCACGCCCTGGCCTGCATCACGCTGCGCACCACCCTGCGCCAGGTCTCCGGCGTGGAACCGGGCGCCGGCGCCTCGGTCCGGAAACTGGTGCAGACCGCGCACCAGCAGAAGGTCGCCGAACTCGGACTCGAACTCCTCGGCCCCGACGGCGCCTTGTGCGAAGGACCGGGCGAACGGGCCGTGCACGGATTCCTGCTCTCCCGCTGCCTGACCATCGCGGGCGGCACCACCCAGGTCCAGCTCAACGTCGTCGCCGAGCGCATCCTCGGCCTGCCGCGAGACTAG